The following coding sequences are from one Odontesthes bonariensis isolate fOdoBon6 chromosome 10, fOdoBon6.hap1, whole genome shotgun sequence window:
- the LOC142389880 gene encoding PDZ domain-containing protein 4-like: protein MGCNMCVVQKPEEQYRVMFQKGRLGNMLCSFDADGRLKVNGKDLSCLSGDPTLDIRDPVLSNILKRGARRRAGPAGAPGGQVPVTMGMADCVDSCTQTDISFQHMLTLGKSNQHPCGAPPPPDPPPSPPLPPLLEPYLLNELFTEPVYYDPTDYFDITQHEVDRQDELEYEEVELYKSRQQDKLGLTVCYRTDDEEDLGIYVGEVNPNSIAALDGRIRKGDRILQINGVDIQNREEAVAILTREDSTNVSLLLARPEIENDNQLDLDELDLEPLDNAVHLSSSHTERTAPPVKGAGPVSAAGGGVLRSHSHSVNRDSPDLLKTVLSNSQELDSGVGRTDESTRYEESSEHDLLGDDHTSASNTNATNTPGSMRKFLSSRGDTPPLLHSQDLQFSTDSLLGLDCFNGGGLEPVERLERVYMPDPVRMMMPGLTEEECERYKELLEIKCFYEKNINAQGIAQDEGGVSLDENRNESLTQHEMALLEEELRHLEFKCRNILRAQKMQQLRERCMKAWPHEDKNGLSAGAGGGAGRLETTGTLVSEESCHHALSDINELPERERSDKDSTSAYNTGGESCRSTPLVNEQYPSPSTQSLDGGESLLLAGLQLQTSIRQKERGTRAERGDGMQANLNQPYSPHSHRRGAEAKTSSPGAKVRSLSRDVGTRRGSDGGMRRNPKASGTAERAGGRSAENSPYLSRRQTEVKPPQRYLSCMQLRSPSASERLGGLRNAPREGATDIEGDASPMSLGSTCKDVAQDPGAVSLPLSPPLLPASPRMEWKVKIRSDGSRYVAKRPVRDRLLKARAMKIREERSGMTTDDDAVSEMKMGRYWSKEERKQQLLKAREQRRRREFMMQSRLDFLRERDKDQGSGGGGQQGATQQQEPTSILELCHRRSMKKRSRRILDNWITIQELLAHGSRSADGKKVYNPLLSVTTV, encoded by the exons AAGGGTCGCTTAGGCAACATGCTGTGCTCTTTTGACGCTGACGGTCGATTAAAG GTGAACGGGAAGGATCTGTCTTGCCTTTCTGGGGATCCCACCCTGGACATACGGGACCCTGTGCTTTCCAACATACTGAAGCGGGGGGCCCGCAGACGGGCGGGCCCAGCTGGAGCTCCTGGAGGGCAGGTGCCAGTGACCATGGGCATGGCCGACTGTGTGGACAGCTGCACGCAAACAGACATCAGCTTCCAGCATATGTTGACTCTGGGCAAGAGCAACCAACATCCCTGTGGAGCTCCACCCCCACCCGAccctcctccctcccctccACTACCACCACTACTGGAGCCATATCTACTCAATGAACT CTTTACCGAGCCAGTATACTATGACCCCACTGACTACTTTGATATCACTCAGCATGAAGTGGACCGGCAGGATGAGCTGGAATATGAG GAGGTGGAGTTGTATAAGTCTCGTCAGCAGGATAAACTCGGTCTGACAGTGTGTTACAGAACTGATGATGAAGAGGATCTCGGGATTTATGTGGGAGAG GTGAACCCAAACAGCATTGCTGCATTGGACGGCCGCATCCGCAAGGGAGACAGAATACTGCAG ATAAATGGAGTGGACATCCAGAACAGAGAGGAGGCGGTAGCTATCCTCACCAGAGAGGACAGCACCAATGTCTCCCTGCTTCTCGCGAGGCCCGAGATAGAG AATGACAACCAGCTGGATCTGGACGAGCTGGACCTGGAGCCCCTGGACAATGCTGTTCatctgagcagcagccacacagAGAGGACCGCCCCCCCGGTGAAGGGTGCTGGACCCGTCAGCGCCGCGGGTGGAGGTGTGCTCCGTAGCCACAGTCACTCGGTGAACAGGGATTCCCCTGATTTGCTCAAGACGGTTCTGAGCAACAGCCAGGAGTTGGACAGTGGCGTTGGCCGCACAGATGAGAGCACGCGCTATGAGGAGTCTTCGGAACACGACCTTCTGGGAGACGACCACACCAGCGCCTCCAACACCAACGCAACCAATACACCTGGCAGCATGCGCAAATTCCTGTCCAGCAGAGGGGATACTCCACCCCTGCTGCACTCCCAAGACCTCCAGTTCAGCACGGACTCCCTTCTGGGACTGGACTGTTTCAACGGAGGAGGCCTGGAACCGGTGGAGCGACTGGAGAGGGTCTACATGCCCGATCCTGTGAGGATGATGATGCCTGGTCTGACTGAGGAGGAGTGCGAGAGGTACAAGGAGCTCCTGGAGATCAAGTGTTTCTATGAGAAGAACATTAATGCTCAGGGGATAGCACAAGACGAGGGAGGCGTCTCACTGGACGAGAATAGGAATGAAAGCCTAACGCAGCACGAGATGGCCCTCCTTGAAGAGGAACTGCGCCATCTGGAATTCAAGTGTCGTAACATCCTGAGGGCACAGAAGATGCAGCAGCTGAGGGAGCGCTGCATGAAGGCTTGGCCTCATGAGGACAAAAATGGACTGAGTGCAGGGGCCGGAGGAGGGGCCGGGCGCTTGGAAACGACCGGTACCTTGGTGAGTGAGGAGTCGTGTCACCACGCTCTGTCAGACATCAATGAGCTTCCAGAGAGGGAGCGCTCGGATAAGGACAGCACGAGTGCCTACAACACTGGAGGGGAAAGTTGCAGGAGTACCCCTCTGGTCAATGAGCAGTACCCTTCACCCTCCACACAGAGTCTGGACGGAGGAGAGTCTCTTCTCCTGGCGGGTTTGCAGCTTCAAACCTCCATTAGGCAGAAGGAGAGGGGCACCAGAGCCGAAAGAGGGGATGGGATGCAAGCTAATTTAAACCAGCCCTACTCTCCACACTCTCACAGGAGAGGAGCTGAGGCTAAGACATCCAGCCCAGGTGCAAAGGTCAGGTCCTTGTCCCGGGATGTGGGAACAAGGAGGGGCTCCGATGGAGGGATGAGACGTAACCCCAAGGCCAGCGGGACAGCTGAGCGGGCTGGTGGACGCAGTGCTGAGAACAGCCCTTATCTATCCCGTCGTCAGACTGAGGTAAAGCCGCCCCAACGCTATCTGAGCTGCATGCAGCTGAGGTCCCCCTCAGCCTCTGAACGGCTGGGTGGACTCAGAAATGCTcccagggagggggccacagaTATAGAAGGTGATGCCAGCCCGATGAGTTTGGGCAGCACGTGTAAAGATGTTGCCCAGGATCCTGGTGCTGTATCCTTACCCTTGTCCCCTCCACTGCTGCCTGCATCCCCCCGAATGGAGTGGAAAGTGAAGATCCGCAGCGATGGCTCGCGCTACGTGGCCAAACGGCCTGTGAGGGACCGTCTCCTGAAGGCCCGTGCCATGAAGATCAGAGAGGAACGCAGTGGCATGACCACAGATGATGATGCCGTAAGCGAAATGAAAATGGGCCGTTACTGGAGCAAAGAGGAGCGcaagcagcagctgctgaagGCCCGAGAGCAGCGGCGGCGCAGGGAGTTCATGATGCAGAGCCGTCTGGACTTCCTGAGAGAGCGCGACAAGGATCAAGGCAGTGGTGGAGGAGGGCAGCAGGGGGCCACACAGCAGCAGGAACCCACCTCCATCCTGGAGCTGTGCCACCGCAGGAGCATGAAGAAGCGCAGCCGCAGAATCCTGGACAACTGGATCACTATCCAGGAGCTGCTGGCTCATGGGAGCAGGTCTGCTGATGGGAAGAAAGTCTAcaatcctctgctgtctgtcaccACTGTGTGA